AGCCAGTCCGCGTAGACCAGCGGATGGCCCGCGGTTTCGATCAGCCGGACGTTTTCCATACCAATCCGGGCAAGTTCGGCAGCAAGCACTTCGGCAGCGCGGCGAACGTCGCTCTTATGTTCCGGCAGCGTAGAGACCGACGGTATGCGCAGGAGGGATTTGAGTTCTTCGAGGAAACGAGACTGATTTTGACGGGCAAATTCTGTTGCGATGGAAGTCATGCAAACGCTCCTGCGGCGTTGGAGTGGCCAAGGGAAAAGTATATGCGTTCCCCCGGAAGATGGGTCTGCGCGCCGAGGGTCAAAGCTCTCTTGTTGCGCGATCCTGGCGGCTAATAGCGCGGAATCCGCGGATCAACCGCGCAGGACCAGGCGTCGATACCGCCGGCGACGGACTGTGCAGCTTCAAATCCTTGCTGGCGCAGCCAGTTGGTGACGCTGAGAGATCTTGCCCCATGATGGCAGAGGATGAGCAGGCGGTCATCGGGATCAAGTTCCTGATGTGCACGAGATGGAACATCGCCCATGGGCATAAGCAGGCCGCCATCCACTCTTGCGGTTGCGTTCTCCCACGGTTCGCGAACGTCGATAAGCTTGGCTTTGCCTTCCCGAACGAGG
The sequence above is a segment of the Acidicapsa acidisoli genome. Coding sequences within it:
- a CDS encoding rhodanese-like domain-containing protein; translation: MHKSASYPIAMYDYELTVQDAAALVREGKAKLIDVREPWENATARVDGGLLMPMGDVPSRAHQELDPDDRLLILCHHGARSLSVTNWLRQQGFEAAQSVAGGIDAWSCAVDPRIPRY